TTTCAAAATCTTCTGAAGAATCTAAATTAGATTTATCACTCTTTTGTGATGAAATTTCTGAGTTTTCTAAATCTAAAGAAGAATTTGTGCCATCTTTTTGGTCTAAGTCATCTGCTGATTCAACAATTTCAAGTTCAACTAAATGACAAGGACATTCACTATTAATTTCTTCGAGATGATTTTGATCGTCACAAACTGGACACTCAATTGGGTGATCAGTATCATTTTGTTTTAATGCATAGAGAATTTCTTCAATAGTTTTCTCGTTTTCAGTAATTAAAATTTCGGTTTTTTGTTTTTCTTTGTTTGTTTTAGATTTTAAACTTTGTAAATCAAAATGTTTTGATTGGTCCGAAGTTAAATTTTTAGGTTGGCTAGTTTTTTGATTTGGCTGAGTTGATTCATTTAGGTTGAAATTTGGGTCATCAGCCAAAATTTTAGCTATAAATTGTTCTTTTTTTTCTTGACTAAGTGACCTAAAATTAATCGCTAAAGGAAAGGAAATTACAGATCCAAATTTCTTATTACGTAAAACTCAAAGTCGAACTGGTGTTTTAAGACTTTCAATTTTTAGAAAAACATCAACTAGAGAGTTAAAAAGACCGACGGTTTCCTTTGCGAATTTTAGCCTATAATAACAGTCTTTTTCATTGTGAAACTCATCACAAATCTCTGTGAGATAAAATCTTAAAGTTTTGGTTTTGTTCATTTTTCTAGCGACTTCTTTTTGATCTTTATATTTAAAGTAATGTAAATTATAGAGTAAAATTTGTAGTTATACTAATAAAAAATAAATTTTGCTTTTGAACAAACGCAAAATCTATTTCAATTTTAACATAAAACGAATAAATTTTAATGTTATTTTTCACAAATTTTTCTGTTTTTACATTTTAGTTTTGATTTTTTGCCTTTTTGAAAATTATACTATAATTTTAAAGCATATTTTAATTTTTTACATATTATTTTTTGCATTTTTTTTCATTTAACAAAAAAAATTGCAAAAATAAAAATTAAAGGGCTTATAAGACAAAAAAAGCTATAAATTCATAGCACAAAATTTATTTTTAGTTTTTTTAGATATATTAATTTATTAGTTTATCTCGAGTTTCCCAGTTTGATGAGAAAATCTTAAAAAATTATCCGGTTTTGGAGCTTTTTTAACTTTTTTGGAAAAAGTTAATTACCATTTTTTTACTGATTTATTAAGATATCAAAGTAAAAATCATACCTATTTCAAATATTTGGATCACTAGCAACGCCATCAAACTGTCAAACTCAGGAAAAATAACTATCAAGGAAAAAACACTAAATTTTAAATCCAACACTCATGAATGCAAAATCTACTTATTAATAAAATAAGGCAAACTAAAAAAGCTAAAATTTTAACTTAAAAAGCAAAACCATAAAAAATACAACTACTATTTAAGCTCAATGTAAATAGAAAACTCGTTTTTATTTACATCGAGCCTAAAAAAATATGTGAAGTTTTGAAAGAACAATAATTAAAAGCCTTAAATTTGTAGATTTCTAAACGGGTAAATTTAAGGCATTCCATCATATTTAAAAATATAATGGAAAATTCGCGCTGTCTGAATTTTTTAGACAAAAAACATAACTAATTCCCCCTTAATTCATATCAAAATTTATTAATTCATTCTTAAGTGAGATTAATTATACCTTAATTTTTTCCTAGACCAAGCATTTTTTTTTTTTTTTTTTGCGGGAAAATTAAATAAAACCGTTATGAGACAAAAGAAGCTATAAATTCATAAGACAAAATTTATTTTCAGTTTTTTTAGATATATTAATTTATTAGTTTATAATTCTAAGCGTAACATTAATTTTTTTTAAAGGAAAATAATAAAGAATGATACCAACCTATAAAACTAAAAAATTTATTGATGAAATTAAATTTTTTAATAAAAAAGTTCTTTTACGTGTTGATTTTAATGTTCCTATTCTTGAAGGGAAAATTACTTCAACCAAAAGAATTACCGCGAGTTTAAAAACCATTGAGAAAATTGTTACTGAAGGTGGTAAACTTATAATTTTATCACACCTTGGTAGGGTTAAAACGCCCGAAGATTTGAAAAAGAAATCACTACGAATTGTCGCCGAGGAATTAGCTAAAATTTCACAAAAAGAAGTCAAATTTGTTCCTCAAAACCGTGGCAAAGAAGTTGAAGAAGCAATTGATCAACTTGAAAACGGACAAATTTTAGTGCTTGAAAATACAAGATTTCAAGATCTTGAAAACAAAGCTGAATCAAAAAATGATCCAGAACTTGGAAAATACTGAGCTTCATTAGGTGATGTTTTTATAAATGACGCCTTTGGAACACTCCACCGCGCTCATGCATCTAATGTTGGAATTGCAACTTACATCAAAGAATCAGCAATCGGTTATCTTGTAAAAGAAGAGCTTGATGCGTTGTCAAAAATTATTTTTGAACCGCAAAAACCTTTTTATGCAATTATTGGCGGGGCAAAAATTTCTGACAAAATCGGGATAATTTCAACTCTACTTGAAAAAGCTGACAAAGTTTTAATTGGTGGAGGAATGGGTTATACATTCAAAAAAGCTCTTGGACTCAAAATTGGAAAGTCAATTGTTGAAGAAGACAAAATTGATTTAGCTCTAAGTTTAATTAATAAATACTCTGATAAATTAATTTTACCGCTTGATGCTGCTTTGTCTGATAAATTTGAAGATGTAACCCCAATTTATAACGAAAAAAATCCACTTGAAATTCCAGATGACCTTGAAGGTTTAGATATTGGCCCAATGACTATAAAATTATTTGAATCACATTTAAAAGATGCAAAAACTATTTTGTGAAATGGAACTCTTGGTGTTGCTGAGTTTTCTAATTTTGCCACCGGAACTCGTGAAATTGCAAAAGTAATTTCAAAACTTGAAAATTGCTATAGCGTAATTGGTGGTGGTGATTCAGTTGCCGCAATTGAAGCTGAAAAATTAGGTGATGCTTTTAGTCATGTTTCAACTGGTGGTGGTGCTTCAATTAGTTTTATTGAAAAAGGCGATCTAATCGGTCTAGGCCCAATTCAGGAAAAAGCATAAGAATTTATAGTATTTTTTTAATTTTCACACTTAACAAGTCCTGTTTTTTAAATCAAAAAAAGCAGGACTTGTTCGTTTTTTATTTTATAAGTAAAGTAGATTAATTTTTATGAAAAGTGTATTTTTTGACGAAAAAATTGTTGAATCACTAACTAAAACTGAAAAAATTATTGTTAAATTGGCACAGGATAATCCCCAATTTTTTTATCAATCCAATCTAAAATCATTAGCAAATAAAACCCAATCTTCAATAACGCTCATTTCAAATTTAGCAAAAAAATTAAGTTTTTCTAGCTTTAAAGAAATGCAGTTTCATGTTTATTATTTATTCCTTAATTCAGCACAAATTTCAAATAAAGTAAAAAACCAGCAAAAAACCGATAAAAACAAGCTAATTATCGAACAACTTTATAAATATTATCATAATTCTTTAGTTCAAACATTAGAGCTTGTTGATCTTGAAAAAATCCAAGATTTTGCCCGTAAAATTATTCAAAGCAAAAAAATTTTTATCTACGGGGCTGGTTCTTCTTCAATCGGAGCGAGCGAACTAGCGATTAATTTGCAAAAATTAGGGCTAAATTCAGTTAGTTTTCGTGATTTTCATAATTTTTTATTAGTTAGTGTTCAATCTCAAGCCTTAAAAATTTTGTTTTCAAAATCTTGTAAAACAAAAGAAATTAATTTTGTTCTTAAAAAGTTTATTGAAAATAACGACAATTTTATTGTAATAACGGCAAAAAAACAAATCAATATACCCAATAAAAATTTAATTTTTTACCAAACACTCGAGCAAAAAAACCGTTTTATTTCGATCTCATCGAAAATAAACCAACAATTTATTTCTGATGTTATTTTTTTTAGTGTTGCTAATTTAATTTCTGAACAATATGAAGAAAATTACAAGAAAAATCTTGAAATTCTCAAAGAATGAAATGAATAATTGAAAAATATTCATAAAAAACTTCAAATTTGTAAAAATTTTTTTATTTTTCTTTTATTTTTGACTAAATAATCCATTATTTAAGTATATAAAATAAAAGAAAGGAAGGTTTTTATGAGTATTTTTTCAAAAGATTTTATTTTTTTAGACCAAGATCTTAATTCAAAAGAAGAAGTTTTTGAATTTATTGCTCAAAAAGCAGTCAGTCTTGGAATTGGAACTGAAAAAAATAAAATCTTTGATGATCTTTTGGCTCGTGAAAATGAAATTTCTACCGGACTTGAGTCAAATTTTGCAATCCCTCATGCTCAAAGTAGTGCTATTGAAAAGCCGGCACTACTGTTTTTAAGTCTAAAATCTGGGCTTGATTGACAAAATTTTGATGATTCTAAGGCAAAATTTATTTTCTGTATTTTGTTGCCAAAGTCTGGTTTTGAACAAAATCAAGTCGAAATTCTGGAAAAAGTTGCCCGAATTATTCTTAATCCCGAAATTAAAGAAATAATTTTATCTAAAGACGAAAATGTTATTTTTGATAACATTTCAAAGTTTATTTTTGAAAAAGACCAGGTGGAAAATCACGAGACAAATTCCCAAAAAATTCCCATAAATGCAAAAAAAGTTGTTGGAATCACATCTTGTACTGTTGGAATTGCTCACACTTATTTAGCCGCTGAAAAATTAGAAATGGGACTAAAACAAAATGGTTATATTCCCAAAATTGAAACTCGCGGATCAGTTGGGCCTAAAAATGTTTTAACAAAAGAAGATATTGATCAAGCCGAATTTGTTATAGTTGCCAGCGATCTTGAAATTGACAGTTCAATTTTTGACCAAAAAAAGGTCTATTTTACAAGCACTAAAGCCGCAATCCATGAAACTGAAAGTGTAATTCAAAAAGCAAAAAAAGCACCAATTTTGCATAATAAACAAAAAAAACAAACCCAAAATCAAGAAAATCGAACTAGCGTTGTTAAACATATTATCACCGGAATTTCCTACATGATTCCTTATGTTGTTTTTGGTGGAATTATGATCGCCCTTTCGTTAGGAATTGGAAAAGCCATTTATGGTAATGCCGAAGCAGCGCCAAAAGGTGATTTTCTATGATGAATGCTCGAAATTGGGGTAATTGCCTTTAAATTAATGATCGGTGTTTTAGGAGGCTACATTGCCTACTCAATTGCCGGACGGGCCGCACTTGCACCTGGATTTATTGTTGCAACTGTCGGTAATTCGGCCGATTTATTCTATGGAATTGGTGGAATTTCTGTTCAGACACCGATGGGATTTATTGGCGCAGTAATTTTTGGAATTCTTGTTGGTTACAGTGTTAAATTCATTAACTCACTAAAAATCCAAAAATCTTTAAGTGCAATTTTACCAATTTTTGTAATTCCAATTGGAGTCAGTTTATTTTGATCTTTAGTCGTAATTTTCTTAATTGGCGCTCCTATTGGTTGAGTGCTTGACAAATTAATCGCTGGATTAAAACATGTTTTTGAAAATAAAGACGGAATTGGTGTTGGTGTTGCCTTTCTTCTAGGTCTTTTACTTGGTGGAATGGCCGGATTTGACATGGGTGGTCCAGTAAATAAGGTTGCTTTTTTAACTTCAACAGCACTTGTTTCAACTCAAGTTTATGAACCAATGGGGATGATGGCAGCTGCAATACCAGTTGCACCAATTGGAATGGGAATTACAACCTTAATTTGACGTAGAAAATTTACAAAAGAAGAAAAATCACTCGGACTTTCAGCTATAATTATGGGATTTATTGGAATTTCTGAAGGTGCTATTCCTTTTGCAATTGCTGATCCAAAACGGGTAATTAGTGCTAATGTTATCGGTTCAGCAGTTGCTGGTGGACTTGCTGGAGTTCTTGCAGTTACAAATCAAGCCGGACATGGGGGACCAATTGTTGCAATTCTTGGTGCTGTTGGTTCAATAAAACACGGAATTGGTCTTGGAATTGCCTTTTTCTTCTTGTCAGTTATTGTCGGAAGTTTTACTACAGCTCTAATTTATGGATTTTGAAAAGATCGCAATTTTAATATTTTTAGCAATTTAGCACGAAAAAATCACAAAAAAGGAGTTAAATAATGAAAATTAAGAAAATAGATAATAAAAAACTGTTTTATATTGTGATTTTTTTGGCCTTAGCTGTACTTATTTTTGGAATTATCCTTATTAGTTTAAATATTTCGGCACACCAAGAATTTATTAGCGCAACAATTGCCAAAAAAGAAGCGCTACCAAGTCAAGGTTTTGTTTATGGCGTATTTTTACTAGTTATGGGAATTTTAGGACTTATTTTATCAGCATTTATCGGAAATGATGTTTTTAACAAAAAATTAGGTCAGTCTAATTAAATGAAAGATTATTTTGTTTTTGTTGAACCATACCAAAAAAATACTTTATGAGCTGGGCAAAATTTACAAAATCAGCTAAAATCTAGCCAAAAAATTGGCGAACTTTGACTAATTTCAGCTCAAAAACACGGTCTTTCACGCGTCAGTGGGCAAAATTTAGACGAATTTTTTGCCCAAAACCCCCAATTTTTTGGTTTTTATCCACATAAAACTTACCCAAATCTTCATAAAATTATTGATGCTGGCCAAAAACTGAGTCTGCAAGTTCATCCTGATAATAAAATAGCTAAAAAATTAAATTCTTTTGGCAAAGATGAGGCTTGATTTGTGCTAAACAAAGGCGATGATCCTTTTATAATTGGTGCAAAATCAAACGATTTTGCTGAGAAAATTACAGAAATTAACAACGAAAATATCGACAAACACTGTAATTTTTCTAATCTTGAAAAAAATGATTTTGCCTATATTAGCGCCGGACTTGTTCATTCTATTCCTCAAGGCGCCCTTGTTTATGAAATTCAGCAAAATTCAGACTTAACTTTTCGAATTTTTGACTTTGATCGACTTGACTCTAACGGGCAAAAAAGAGAACTTCATTTTGAACTTGCAAAAGTTGCAATAAAACCAAAATTAAGTCCAAAAATTATTCATGACAACAAAAAAACCCAACAATCCTTAGTTAAAAATAAATTTTTTAACCTTGAAAAAGTAAAAATTAGCCAAAAATTTTTACTTTTGCCCCAAAATGATGTTTTTTGGTATGAAATTATTATAATTTCTGGTCATGGAAAAATTAATGATGCTCTTTTTAAACCATTTGATGCCATATTAATATCAGGACAAATTGAAAAACCAATTGAATTTCAAGCCGAAAATGCGCTAATTTTAATAAACAAAATAATTTAATTTTCTTTGTTTTACCCGAGTTTGCCAGTTTGATGAGATTATCTTAAAAAGTGTCCGGTTTAAACCAGGACAAAAAAAATTAACACTAAAGGTGTTGGCTTTTTTTGTCCGAGTTTAGGAGAAAGCTAACACCCAATGTGTTAGCTTTTTTAAATTTTCAAATGCAACAAAACGGAGAATACTAATGTCAAGGCACTTTATAAAAGACGAGTTTGATATGATTTATAAAATTTACAATGAATTTGGATTAAAACAAACAATAAATTATATAAATGATATTTCGCCAGAAACAAATTTTATAACCAGAACACAACTACTTCGAAGAATCAAAAAAATTATTCGGTATTATAATAATGGTATGCAAGATCAATTATTAGATAAAAAAGGCGCGAACAGAAAGCCAGGGAGTGGCAAACGTAAAAAACCAATTGAACCTGATTGAAACGAATTTACAAAAGAAGAATTAATAGAAATAGCTAAGAGATATTACGAAATCAATAAAGATAAATTAAAATCAGGAAAAATTAGTGAAGCCAAAACACTAAATATTCCTTATAGCAAATCTGCAAAAATTTTTAATGTATGCAGGCAATCAGTGGCAAAATCTAAAACTAGAGTTATAAAAGTAAGGGAACACAAAAATGATGCAATAATTAAAAAATCCTTTCTTGATAACAAAGGTAGATATGGTCGCATAAGGTTGAGTGCTTATATTTCTATGAAATATAATATTGACATTCACCCTCGAAGTCTTGGCAGACATTTAAAAAGATTGAATTTAGTATGCAAAATTAGAAAAAAAAGAAGAAAGAGCGAAATTAAGAACACCAAATTCGCACTGCCGGATATTGTTAAACGCGACTACAATGATAAATTAAATAGAAATATTTTTGCTACTGATATTACATATATAAAAGCTCCCAGAGATGTTAAGGAAAGCCATGTATTTTTGTCTGTAATAATTGAGCATAAAACTAAAAAAATCAGAGATTTTAAATTATCTGTAAGCAATGATCTTAATTTAGTTATGGATAATATAAAGACATTTAGGTCTATTGATAAAAATTTTGTTATTCATTCAGACCATGGATTTCAATACACTTCAAAAACCTATATTGACAAAATAAATAAAATGGGAGGAACTGTTTCATTGTCTCGCATAGGAAATTCTTTGGATAATAGGGAGGCTGAATATTGATTTTCAATTATAAAAAGTGAATGCTTAAACGAGTTAAACTACAGTAAAATAACTTTTGAAGATCTGAAAAAAATAATTGCAGATTATATATATTGATACAACAACTATAGAATTCAATCAATTTTAAATTGAAAAACACCACAGCAATATGCTATGATGTTACAATAATATTAAACTGTTAATTTTTTTTGTCCTAGTTTAGTTTTGGGCACTTTTTAACTTTTTTGGCAAAAGTTAATTACCTATTTTAAAACACTGCAAAATCAATTTATGGATAAAACAGCAAAAATCATAAAAAATACAACTACTATTTAAACTCAATGTAAATAGAAAACTCATTTTTACTTACATTGAGCCTAAAAAAATATATGAAGTTTTGAAAGAACCAATAATTAAAAGCCTTAAATTTGTAGATTTCTAAACGGTTAAATTTAAGGCATTCCATTAAATTTAAAGCCATAATGGAAAAATGGCATTATCTGAGTTTATTGTGAAAAAACATTCTTAATTCCTCCTTAATTCAATATCAAAAATTTATTAATTATTCTTAAGTGAGCTTTATTATAACAGAATTTTTTCTTAGAGCAAGCATTTTTTTTTTTTTTTTGCAAAATCTTAATTTTAAAATTATAAAAATTAAGGTTTTAGGTCAAAAACCACTGATTTACAGGTATTTTTGCATATTTGTATTCATAAAAAGTGAATTTTTACCATCAAACTGTCAAACTCAGGATTTAATTTTCCTTGTTTTTTGCAAAAATAAAAACCGCTAAATGCGGTCTTTATTTTGAAAATCTTTGAAATTTTACTCAATTGCTTGAAAAGTATCTCTACTATTTTCAACATGTTCTGGTTTAAAAACAATTTTTTCTGAACCATCATCTTTTCAGAAAATAAATGTGTAAAATTTACCTTTTTCTAGTTTTTGATCTTGCTCATCTCATCGAAAAACTAAAGGAAATTCAATATTATCACCTTCAATTGCGGTTGTACGAGCGACCTTAACTTTCAAAGGATCAACTAAAGTATTATCAGTTAATGATTTTACCTCACTAGCATAGGCACTTCATTTTCCTGTTACACCTTTTACCGGTGAGTGATGCAATTGGAAACGGAAAACACCTTCACTATTTAGCCTATTTTCACTTCTTGCAGCTGAAAATAATAAGGTTCGAATTTTGACATTATCTTTTTTTGGAATATTAAATGGAGCAGAATGAAAGTCGATTGTTTGGTTGGTTTTTCTAGTTGTTGTTTCTTTTTGAGTGTCCATTTTTACGGGTTTATTTTTATCTTCTTGACTAGATTGGGAACCTTTTTTAGTTTCAGGAGCTGTT
This sequence is a window from Mesomycoplasma ovipneumoniae. Protein-coding genes within it:
- a CDS encoding phosphoglycerate kinase, which gives rise to MIPTYKTKKFIDEIKFFNKKVLLRVDFNVPILEGKITSTKRITASLKTIEKIVTEGGKLIILSHLGRVKTPEDLKKKSLRIVAEELAKISQKEVKFVPQNRGKEVEEAIDQLENGQILVLENTRFQDLENKAESKNDPELGKYWASLGDVFINDAFGTLHRAHASNVGIATYIKESAIGYLVKEELDALSKIIFEPQKPFYAIIGGAKISDKIGIISTLLEKADKVLIGGGMGYTFKKALGLKIGKSIVEEDKIDLALSLINKYSDKLILPLDAALSDKFEDVTPIYNEKNPLEIPDDLEGLDIGPMTIKLFESHLKDAKTILWNGTLGVAEFSNFATGTREIAKVISKLENCYSVIGGGDSVAAIEAEKLGDAFSHVSTGGGASISFIEKGDLIGLGPIQEKA
- a CDS encoding MurR/RpiR family transcriptional regulator, translated to MKSVFFDEKIVESLTKTEKIIVKLAQDNPQFFYQSNLKSLANKTQSSITLISNLAKKLSFSSFKEMQFHVYYLFLNSAQISNKVKNQQKTDKNKLIIEQLYKYYHNSLVQTLELVDLEKIQDFARKIIQSKKIFIYGAGSSSIGASELAINLQKLGLNSVSFRDFHNFLLVSVQSQALKILFSKSCKTKEINFVLKKFIENNDNFIVITAKKQINIPNKNLIFYQTLEQKNRFISISSKINQQFISDVIFFSVANLISEQYEENYKKNLEILKEWNE
- a CDS encoding PTS fructose transporter subunit IIABC — protein: MSIFSKDFIFLDQDLNSKEEVFEFIAQKAVSLGIGTEKNKIFDDLLARENEISTGLESNFAIPHAQSSAIEKPALLFLSLKSGLDWQNFDDSKAKFIFCILLPKSGFEQNQVEILEKVARIILNPEIKEIILSKDENVIFDNISKFIFEKDQVENHETNSQKIPINAKKVVGITSCTVGIAHTYLAAEKLEMGLKQNGYIPKIETRGSVGPKNVLTKEDIDQAEFVIVASDLEIDSSIFDQKKVYFTSTKAAIHETESVIQKAKKAPILHNKQKKQTQNQENRTSVVKHIITGISYMIPYVVFGGIMIALSLGIGKAIYGNAEAAPKGDFLWWMLEIGVIAFKLMIGVLGGYIAYSIAGRAALAPGFIVATVGNSADLFYGIGGISVQTPMGFIGAVIFGILVGYSVKFINSLKIQKSLSAILPIFVIPIGVSLFWSLVVIFLIGAPIGWVLDKLIAGLKHVFENKDGIGVGVAFLLGLLLGGMAGFDMGGPVNKVAFLTSTALVSTQVYEPMGMMAAAIPVAPIGMGITTLIWRRKFTKEEKSLGLSAIIMGFIGISEGAIPFAIADPKRVISANVIGSAVAGGLAGVLAVTNQAGHGGPIVAILGAVGSIKHGIGLGIAFFFLSVIVGSFTTALIYGFWKDRNFNIFSNLARKNHKKGVK
- a CDS encoding type I phosphomannose isomerase catalytic subunit, translated to MKDYFVFVEPYQKNTLWAGQNLQNQLKSSQKIGELWLISAQKHGLSRVSGQNLDEFFAQNPQFFGFYPHKTYPNLHKIIDAGQKLSLQVHPDNKIAKKLNSFGKDEAWFVLNKGDDPFIIGAKSNDFAEKITEINNENIDKHCNFSNLEKNDFAYISAGLVHSIPQGALVYEIQQNSDLTFRIFDFDRLDSNGQKRELHFELAKVAIKPKLSPKIIHDNKKTQQSLVKNKFFNLEKVKISQKFLLLPQNDVFWYEIIIISGHGKINDALFKPFDAILISGQIEKPIEFQAENALILINKII
- a CDS encoding IS3 family transposase, which encodes MSRHFIKDEFDMIYKIYNEFGLKQTINYINDISPETNFITRTQLLRRIKKIIRYYNNGMQDQLLDKKGANRKPGSGKRKKPIEPDWNEFTKEELIEIAKRYYEINKDKLKSGKISEAKTLNIPYSKSAKIFNVCRQSVAKSKTRVIKVREHKNDAIIKKSFLDNKGRYGRIRLSAYISMKYNIDIHPRSLGRHLKRLNLVCKIRKKRRKSEIKNTKFALPDIVKRDYNDKLNRNIFATDITYIKAPRDVKESHVFLSVIIEHKTKKIRDFKLSVSNDLNLVMDNIKTFRSIDKNFVIHSDHGFQYTSKTYIDKINKMGGTVSLSRIGNSLDNREAEYWFSIIKSECLNELNYSKITFEDLKKIIADYIYWYNNYRIQSILNWKTPQQYAMMLQ